In Salinirussus salinus, the following proteins share a genomic window:
- the gcvPA gene encoding aminomethyl-transferring glycine dehydrogenase subunit GcvPA produces the protein MPQGSPFAPHTAAETAAMLSAVGADSEAALFDVPEPVRFDGDLGIEARSERAVREEVAGTLAANADLTEFLGRGHHDHYVPSLVDHVADRSEFLTSYTQYQPEVAQGFLQALFEFQSMVVELTGLDVANCSVYDAATALGEAATLAARVRATDGDRVLVPELLREGKADVLRNYAAGAGLTVDSYPHDDGVADVGALADRAGEDTIMIYAETPTVRGTVEESLSEIGAVADEHGALFCLGSDPVALSLLEEPAAAGADVVVGDAATLGLGTAYGMGTGLFACREDFLRQVPGRLVGATEDAAGRRAYTLTLQTREQHIRRERATSNICTNQAWVALRVAIHAAYLGPDGLVDLAKRCVRLSGETAERVDGVPGIQAPYHDRHHFREFLAHTDQPAPAVAGDLAEEGYAVHAVDDHLLQVAVTETTADEVDGLVAALREVAG, from the coding sequence ATGCCACAGGGTTCTCCTTTCGCCCCGCACACGGCCGCGGAGACGGCCGCGATGCTCTCGGCTGTCGGCGCCGACAGCGAGGCGGCGCTGTTCGACGTCCCCGAGCCGGTCCGGTTCGACGGGGACCTCGGTATCGAGGCCCGCAGCGAACGCGCGGTCCGCGAGGAGGTCGCCGGGACACTCGCCGCGAACGCCGACCTCACGGAGTTTCTCGGGCGCGGCCACCACGACCACTACGTCCCGTCGCTAGTCGACCACGTCGCCGACCGCTCTGAGTTTCTCACCTCCTACACCCAGTACCAGCCCGAGGTCGCCCAGGGCTTCCTGCAGGCGCTGTTCGAGTTCCAGTCGATGGTCGTCGAGCTCACGGGGCTGGACGTGGCCAACTGCTCCGTCTACGACGCCGCGACCGCGCTGGGCGAGGCCGCGACGCTCGCCGCCCGGGTGCGCGCGACCGACGGCGACCGCGTGCTCGTGCCCGAGTTGCTGCGCGAGGGGAAAGCCGACGTGCTCCGCAACTACGCGGCCGGTGCGGGGCTGACCGTCGACTCCTACCCCCACGACGACGGCGTCGCCGACGTCGGCGCGCTGGCCGACCGGGCCGGCGAGGACACCATCATGATATACGCGGAGACCCCCACCGTCCGGGGGACGGTCGAGGAGTCGCTGTCGGAGATCGGCGCGGTCGCCGACGAGCACGGCGCGCTGTTCTGTCTGGGCTCGGACCCGGTCGCGCTCTCGCTTCTGGAGGAGCCCGCGGCCGCCGGCGCGGACGTGGTGGTCGGCGACGCCGCCACGCTCGGGCTGGGGACCGCCTACGGGATGGGGACGGGGCTGTTCGCGTGCCGGGAGGACTTCCTCCGGCAGGTACCGGGCCGGCTGGTCGGCGCGACCGAGGACGCCGCCGGCCGCCGGGCCTACACGCTGACGCTGCAGACCCGCGAGCAGCACATCCGCCGGGAGCGGGCGACCTCGAACATCTGCACGAACCAGGCCTGGGTGGCGCTGCGGGTCGCGATCCACGCCGCTTACCTGGGGCCCGACGGGCTGGTCGACCTCGCGAAACGGTGTGTCCGGCTGTCCGGGGAGACCGCCGAACGCGTCGACGGGGTGCCCGGGATACAGGCTCCCTACCACGACCGCCACCACTTCCGGGAGTTTCTCGCCCACACCGACCAGCCGGCACCCGCCGTCGCCGGGGACCTGGCCGAGGAGGGATACGCGGTCCACGCCGTCGACGACCACCTCCTCCAGGTCGCTGTGACCGAGACGACGGCCGACGAGGTGGACGGGCTGGTCGCCGCGCTCCGGGAGGTGGCCGGATGA
- a CDS encoding PAS domain S-box protein: MNSADHSVAVRAETKPAVLLCMSPGRDRELLADWLAAQAGYGLSVADPASEADIPTDYDLCLLDAAAMEHAREELSAAVEAADPVFLPHLLVAPDDAVEEALGSATPVDEVVTMPVDQQVLHRRIENLIDARRASLRLAEREEQYQQLVELTPETVLVLRDGDVVYANAAAAETFRAAEPEALHGPVTDLVAPDQHDTLFDLLAEVGRDGKLDSFRDLRLVSATGATVFAEVAGVTVTFEGEPAVQLVMRDVTERREREQQLSLFGKAIETARQGVTIADARQDDEPLIYVNEAFEEITGYSTGEVLGRNCRFLQGAETDEETVAEVRRAIDDRRPVVTELLNYRKDGTPFWNRLEVVPVRDEDGEVTHFLGLQRDVTGRREREERLEVLDRVLRHNIRNRMNVIRSRAELLHEEYGDDSIETIIEAADDLIGISDQVRKFQSLVSAEDHDLEPHDLRTVLEEAIARVRDEHPAARIRLDCPDEAVAEVHRTLPAAFGQVLEFAVDGTTLPTDPGSGSDSTPEIDIRVTVGEESVTVELLDYAGTIPHADLDAIGRGSETPLQHSRGMELWLVRWAVLTSDGSLSVEESPPVETDTGVDDEAAAGTGNDTATPDCGEPVGCLRMRFRRARQE; the protein is encoded by the coding sequence CAGGCAGGGTACGGGCTCTCGGTCGCTGACCCCGCGAGCGAGGCTGACATCCCGACGGATTACGACCTCTGTCTCCTCGACGCGGCGGCGATGGAACACGCCAGGGAGGAGCTGTCGGCGGCCGTCGAGGCGGCCGACCCGGTCTTTCTCCCGCACCTGCTCGTCGCGCCGGACGACGCCGTCGAGGAGGCACTCGGCTCCGCGACGCCGGTCGACGAGGTGGTGACGATGCCGGTCGACCAGCAGGTGTTACACCGCCGCATCGAGAACCTGATCGACGCCCGGCGGGCCTCGCTCAGGCTCGCGGAACGGGAAGAACAGTACCAGCAGCTGGTCGAGCTGACTCCCGAGACGGTGCTCGTGCTCCGGGACGGCGACGTGGTCTACGCCAACGCCGCGGCTGCGGAGACGTTCCGGGCGGCCGAACCCGAGGCGCTCCACGGCCCGGTCACCGACCTCGTCGCCCCCGACCAGCACGACACGCTGTTTGACCTGCTTGCAGAGGTCGGCCGGGACGGCAAGCTGGACTCCTTCCGGGACCTCCGGCTGGTCTCTGCGACCGGCGCGACGGTGTTCGCGGAGGTGGCCGGCGTCACGGTCACCTTCGAGGGCGAGCCGGCGGTCCAGCTGGTCATGCGCGACGTCACCGAGCGACGCGAGCGCGAACAGCAGCTCAGCCTCTTCGGCAAGGCCATCGAGACCGCCCGGCAGGGCGTCACCATCGCCGACGCCCGTCAGGACGACGAACCACTCATCTACGTCAACGAGGCCTTCGAGGAGATCACCGGCTACTCGACTGGTGAGGTACTCGGCCGGAACTGTCGGTTTCTCCAGGGGGCCGAGACCGACGAGGAGACCGTCGCGGAGGTCCGACGGGCGATCGACGACCGCCGGCCGGTCGTCACCGAGCTGTTGAACTACCGGAAGGACGGCACGCCCTTCTGGAACCGCCTCGAGGTCGTCCCGGTGCGCGACGAGGACGGGGAGGTGACCCACTTCCTCGGCCTCCAGCGCGACGTGACCGGACGACGCGAACGCGAGGAGCGACTGGAGGTACTCGACCGCGTACTCCGCCACAACATCCGCAACCGAATGAACGTCATCCGCAGCCGGGCCGAACTCCTCCACGAGGAGTACGGCGACGACTCCATCGAGACGATAATCGAGGCCGCGGACGACCTCATCGGGATCAGCGATCAGGTCCGGAAGTTCCAGAGTCTCGTCTCGGCCGAGGACCACGACCTCGAGCCGCACGACCTCAGGACCGTCCTCGAGGAGGCTATCGCGAGGGTGCGCGACGAGCACCCGGCTGCGCGCATCCGGCTGGACTGCCCCGACGAGGCCGTCGCGGAGGTCCACCGGACGCTGCCGGCCGCGTTCGGACAGGTGCTGGAGTTCGCCGTCGACGGGACGACCCTCCCGACCGACCCGGGATCCGGCTCCGACTCCACCCCAGAGATCGACATCCGGGTCACGGTCGGGGAGGAATCGGTGACGGTGGAACTGCTCGACTACGCCGGGACGATCCCCCACGCTGACCTGGACGCCATCGGCCGCGGCAGCGAGACTCCGCTCCAGCACTCCCGCGGGATGGAGCTGTGGCTGGTCCGGTGGGCGGTACTCACATCTGACGGTTCGCTGTCCGTCGAGGAGTCTCCTCCCGTCGAGACGGACACCGGGGTCGACGACGAAGCGGCGGCTGGTACCGGGAACGACACGGCGACCCCGGACTGCGGGGAGCCCGTCGGGTGTCTCCGGATGCGGTTCAGGCGGGCCCGGCAGGAGTGA